In one Culex quinquefasciatus strain JHB chromosome 2, VPISU_Cqui_1.0_pri_paternal, whole genome shotgun sequence genomic region, the following are encoded:
- the LOC6043837 gene encoding polyserase-2 yields MADVHYLAIFAALLAAGVTSIGETDFDDRSCGRQLAPLEGLIKAGFRSRPGEYPWHVALFHRVGISEEFDYQCGGTLVHKFIVVTAAHCVTQRSSRKHRPVRDVLVKVGRFNISEEHEEQGRDHEVAKIVTHVNYKPLTYENDIAILKLEVPVIFTQYVQPVCLWKRDDGVVLPNIYGREGTVVGWGLTDSNKTAAILNQARMPIVSTHDCLASDRDFFGHLINAKTFCAGFRNGTGVCNGDSGGGLIIQHQNQWYLRGVVSFSNTLDSAGICNLKKFVGFTDAGLYLEWIYENAPISNNSDPIEGHPNVRLINQGNCGKNDFLFGYGEDKKPVISQYPWIVQVRHPFASHDYVQCNGLLINKNYILTTTCVDWNDDVSVTLGDYKTGEVKDCVTSPMPICSGPVQEVATSEFFQKDKLILARLASPAYVGRRDHIEAVCLPTSVEQRERVYPRYVLTGWKESGEDSQYLQRAVVDLIHHGPCQRELGQNVSESIICVRNREDPSRTSVKCNDYMQGTTIQAVEKKSNRYLAYGIQTDISYCTKPEQFIKIVDYMEWILDNMKP; encoded by the exons ATGGCTGACGTTCATTATTTGGCGATCTTCGCAGCGCTACTGGCGGCGGGGGTGACCTCTATCGGCGAGACGGACTTTGACGACCGGTCCTGCGGTCGCCAGCTGGCCCCGCTGGAGGGTCTGATCAAGGCCGGCTTCCGATCGCGACCAGGCGAATACCCGTGGCACGTGGCGTTGTTCCACCGGGTGGGGATCAGCGAGGAGTTCGATTACCAGTGCGGAGGCACGCTCGTGCACAAGTTTATCGTGGTGACGGCCGCGCATTGCGTTACGCAGCGATCGAGTCGGAAGCACCGGCCCGTGAGGGATGTGCTGGTCAAGGTGGGGAGGTTCAACATCTCCGAGGAGCACGAGGAGCAGGGACGCGATCACGAGGTGGCCAAGATTGTAACGCACGTCAACTACAAACCGCTGACGTACGAGAACGATATTGCGATCTTGAAGCTGGAGGTGCCGGTGATATTTACGCAGTATGTGCAGCCGGTGTGTCTGTGGAAACGGGACGACGGAGTAGTGCTGCCCAATATTTACGGCCGGGAAGGGACGGTTGTTGGATGGGGACTGACGGACAGCAACAAAACCGCCGCGATCCTGAACCAGGCACGGATGCCGATCGTGAGCACGCACGACTGTTTGGCGAGTGATCGtgacttctttgggcacctCATCAACGCCAAGACGTTCTGTGCCGGGTTTCGGAACGGTACTGGAGTGTGCAACGGGGACAGCGGAGGTGGACTGATCATCCAGCATCAAAATCAGTGGTACCTACGGGGAGTAGTGTCCTTTAGCAATACACTGGACTCCGCCGGGATTTGCAACCTGAAGAAGTTTGTCGGCTTCACCGACGCCGGGCTGTACCTGGAGTGGATCTACGAGAATGCTCCGATAAGCAACAACAGCGATCCCATCGAGGGACATCCCAACGTTCGATTGATCAACCAAGGCAACTGTGGCAAGAATGACTTCCTGTTTGGGTACGGCGAGGACAAGAAACCGGTCATCTCACAGTACCCTTGGATCGTGCAAGTTCGACACCCGTTCGCGAGTCACGATTACGTGCAGTGCAACGGGCTGCTGATCAACAAGAACTACATCCTGACAACAACTTGCGTCGATTGGAA TGACGACGTGTCGGTGACCCTGGGAGACTACAAAACGGGAGAAGTCAAAGACTGCGTGACCAGCCCAATGCCCATCTGTTCGGGGCCCGTCCAGGAGGTCGCCACCTCGGAGTTCTTCCAGAAGGACAAACTGATCCTGGCGCGGCTAGCTTCACCAGCGTACGTCGGCCGGCGGGATCACATCGAAGCCGTCTGTCTGCCAACGAGCGTAGAACAGCGGGAACGGGTCTACCCGCGGTACGTGCTGACCGGGTGGAAGGAGTCCGGCGAGGATTCGCAGTACCTGCAGCGAGCAGTGGTGGATCTGATTCACCACGGACCGTGCCAGCGGGAGCTGGGCCAGAACGTGTCGGAGTCGATCATTTGCGTGCGAAATCGGGAAGATCCGAGCAGGACGTCGGTGAAGTGCAACGATTACATGCAGGGAACGACCATCCAGGCGGTGGAAAAGAAGTCCAACCGGTATTTGGCGTACGGGATTCAGACGGACATATCGTACTGTACGAAGCCGGAGCAGTTTATCAAGATTGTTGATTATATGGAGTGGATTTTGGATAATATGAAGCCTTGA
- the LOC6043835 gene encoding uncharacterized protein LOC6043835 yields MGFITRITLLLVLVAAVTPQTIKTLVDECKKSVPISAELEKSFLELKFPPEEKTTHCLFNCIGEMLQLFDSKTGANLKNIRVLLMAHEEDLTEDHRKCVAEAEKKEPGEEECLMAYRVYKCFEEDFGAVMKKELEKATTTEEGEE; encoded by the exons ATGGGATTCATTACAAGAATAACTCTGCTATTGGTTCTTGTCGCTGCG GTCACCCCCCAAACGATCAAAACGCTCGTGGACGAGTGCAAAAAGTCTGTTCCGATCAGCGCCGAGCTGGAAAAGTCCTTCTTGGAGCTAAAATTCCCACCGGAGGAGAAGACGACGCACTGTCTGTTCAACTGTATCGGTGAAATGCTGCAGCTGTTCGACTCCAAAACGGGGGCCAACCTGAAGAACATTCGGGTGCTGCTGATGGCGCACGAGGAGGACCTGACCGAGGATCACCGCAAGTGCGTGGCCGAGGCGGAGAAGAAGGAGCCGGGCGAGGAGGAGTGCCTGATGGCGTACCGGGTGTACAAGTGCTTCGAGGAGGACTTTGGTGCGGTGATGAAGAAGGAGTTGGAAAAGGCGACGACGACGGAGGAGGGGGAGGAATGA
- the LOC6043834 gene encoding general odorant-binding protein 99a, producing MLGLSVTIAKQISYKGALQKSSTHLLGNIESNMLSLRLIAVVAALLAPAGANSLEEQKQKYRQSKGICAKLLRVPADIFERYDRSEYAENHDTYCFIRCVAMLHGHYDDEQGLLVDNLYEVVSLGKSREEFTELMNGCQAENGEEDTKCYCRKAFKPMLCFGRHFNEWRKKVASD from the exons ATGCTGGGGTTATCAGTGACTATTGCAAAACAAATCAGCTATAAAGGAGCACTCCAAAAAAGTTCTACTCATTTATTAGGGAATATCGAATCAAACATGCTGTCACTTCGCCTAATCGCAGTAGTCGCTGCACTGCTG GCTCCGGCCGGCGCCAACTCGCTGGAGGAGCAAAAGCAAAAGTACCGCCAGTCGAAGGGAATCTGCGCCAAGTTGTTGCGCGTTCCAGCGGACATATTCGAGCGGTACGACCGGTCGGAGTACGCGGAGAACCACGACACGTACTGCTTCATCCGGTGCGTCGCAATGCTGCACGGTCACTACGACGACGAGCAGGGCCTGCTGGTGGACAACTTGTACGAGGTGGTCAGCTTGGGTAAGAGCAGGGAGGAGTTCACCGAGCTGATGAACGGGTGCCAGGCGGAGAACGGCGAGGAAGATACGAAGTGTTACTGCAGGAAGGCGTTCAAGCCGATGCTGTGTTTTGGGCGGCACTTTAACGAGTGGAGGAAGAAGGTTGCTTCTGATTAA
- the LOC119766940 gene encoding uncharacterized protein LOC119766940, translating into MKFLAATLLIFTVSSQIFHASGADQKPYDKQHWERTNQLCSRLLRTPQEARDLISQKKFDDDANEAMHCVIRCTGIVSGTYDDERGTVMEMMEVQAQGKTGFAEYRSAAEDCYGGFGPEDYGDDWCKKSYLYFKCDWKAWVQHVKKVE; encoded by the coding sequence ATGAAGTTCTTGGCAGCAACCCTTCTGATCTTCACGGTATCTTCACAGATCTTCCACGCCTCCGGCGCGGACCAGAAACCATACGACAAACAACACTGGGAGCGCACGAACCAGCTGTGTTCCCGCCTCCTGCGGACGCCGCAGGAAGCTCGTGACCTGATTTCGCAGAAAAAGTTCGACGATGACGCCAACGAGGCGATGCACTGCGTGATTCGGTGCACCGGGATCGTGTCCGGTACGTACGACGACGAGCGTGGAACGGTTATGGAGATGATGGAGGTTCAGGCGCAGGGGAAAACGGGCTTCGCGGAGTATAGAAGTGCGGCTGAGGATTGCTACGGGGGATTCGGGCCGGAGGACTACGGTGACGATTGGTGCAAGAAGAGCTATCTGTACTTCAAGTGCGACTGGAAGGCTTGGGTGCAGCATGTGAAGAAGGTGGAATAA
- the LOC119766941 gene encoding uncharacterized protein LOC119766941 encodes MKFYAIALLIFASIISLALGASLPRSEDDWVKIRRTCYNLLRSSPEVRERVDRKQYDDEPETHCLIRCGGIISGLYDDETGTSMEAAAALAKGKQGFEEYRAAFETCAAGVTPEEYGDDYCKKSFRLFTCSWAAWRKYIKKVE; translated from the exons ATGAAGTTCTACGCGATCGCTCTTCTAATCTTTGCCTCT ATCATTTCCCTCGCCCTGGGAGCATCGCTCCCTCGCTCCGAGGACGACTGGGTAAAAATCCGCCGGACCTGTTACAACCTGCTGCGCTCCAGTCCGGAAGTGCGCGAACGCGTCGACCGCAAGCAGTACGACGACGAGCCGGAAACGCACTGTCTGATCCGGTGCGGCGGCATCATCTCCGGGCTGTACGACGATGAGACGGGGACAAGCATGGAGGCGGCGGCCGCGCTGGCCAAGGGAAAGCAAGGCTTCGAGGAGTATAGGGCGGCGTTCGAGACGTGTGCGGCCGGCGTTACGCCGGAGGAGTACGGCGACGACTACTGCAAGAAGAGCTTCCGGCTGTTTACGTGCTCGTGGGCGGCCTGGCGGAAGTACATCAAGAAGGTGGAGTGA
- the LOC119766943 gene encoding uncharacterized protein LOC119766943, which yields MNFSPITLLALALIIALSTATSKEPNWAEIANVCYKLLRASPEARARHGQDQFSPDPESHCITRCGGIITGLYDDETGISMERLEAWWGKGETAAVFQEFKRHYLECAGTIVADQYGDDYCKKSSKLYECFLQSGISVT from the exons ATGAACTTCTCACCGATCACCCTGCTGGCACTTGCCTTG ATCATCGCACTCTCCACCGCTACCTCCAAGGAACCAAACTGGGCAGAAATCGCCAACGTTTGCTACAAACTGCTGCGCGCCAGTCCGGAAGCTCGCGCCCGTCACGGCCAGGACCAGTTCAGTCCGGATCCGGAGTCACACTGCATTACCCGGTGCGGCGGCATCATCACCGGGCTGTACGACGACGAGACGGGAATCAGCATGGAGCGGCTGGAGGCTTGGTGGGGCAAAGGGGAAACTGCGGCCGTTTTCCAGGAGTTCAAGCGGCACTATCTGGAGTGCGCTGGGACGATCGTGGCGGACCAGTACGGAGACGACTACTGCAAGAAGAGCTCCAAGCTTTACGAGTGCTTTTTGCAAAGTGGGATCAGCGTAACTTAA
- the LOC119766944 gene encoding uncharacterized protein LOC119766944, giving the protein MHFLTLTLLIAASLFELSSQHPLPDWSNAIQLCYKLLRISAEARERFERSYADDDPNTHCIVRCGAILRGIYDDGAGVRLEQGTAQRGSDAFEALRSAYEQCAAAIRPEDYGSDHCKKGFLHVKCYLLFSG; this is encoded by the exons ATGCACTTCTTAACTCTTACCCTGCTGATTGCAGCATcc CTGTTCGAGCTGTCGAGCCAGCATCCGCTTCCAGACTGGAGCAACGCCATCCAGCTGTGCTACAAACTGCTCCGGATCAGCGCCGAAGCTCGCGAGCGATTCGAGCGGAGCTATGCGGACGATGACCCGAACACTCACTGCATAGTCCGATGCGGGGCGATTCTGCGCGGGATATACGACGACGGGGCGGGAGTTCGGTTGGAGCAGGGCACCGCCCAACGGGGAAGTGACGCTTTCGAGGCGTTGCGGAGTGCGTATGAACAGTGTGCTGCAGCGATCAGGCCGGAGGATTACGGCAGTGACCATTGCAAGAAGGGCTTTCTGCACGTCAAGTGTTATCTGCTGTTTTCGGGGTAG
- the LOC119766942 gene encoding uncharacterized protein LOC119766942 has product MKFCAPILLAIALIIPNSLADEPISKEQKVKIAQTCFKLLRTSAEVRERFSRMQFSDDDGQDMTCMIRCGGIVSGMYDDEAGWNLDMAVRQAQGKTGVEQYREAFGRCAGEVQPEQYGEDYCRKSYLQFRCGMRAWKDHIKD; this is encoded by the exons ATGAAGTTCTGCGCACCCATTTTACTTGCGATCGCTTTG ATCATACCCAACTCGCTCGCAGACGAGCCAATCTCCAAGGAGCAAAAGGTGAAAATTGCGCAAACTTGCTTCAAGCTGCTGCGCACTTCGGCGGAAGTTCGTGAGCGGTTCTCCAGAATGCAGTTCAGTGACGACGATGGACAGGATATGACCTGTATGATCCGGTGTGGTGGGATTGTGTCCGGAATGTACGACGATGAAGCTGGGTGGAATTTGGATATGGCAGTGAGGCAGGCCCAAGGGAAGACTGGTGTCGAGCAGTACAGGGAAGCGTTTGGAAGATGTGCTGGAGAGGTTCAGCCGGAGCAGTACGGGGAAGATTATTGTAGGAAGAGTTATTTGCAGTTTCGATGTGGAATGAGGGCGTGGAAGGATCATATCAAAGATTAa